Proteins encoded together in one Thalassotalea crassostreae window:
- a CDS encoding cytochrome-c peroxidase, with the protein MRQLKSTDIILICCLSFLPSCDEQSNTEQPELMIINTEQTDEASSENGSESDNDEEQQINLPISYFNYADIELPSYLNLPSGNNRFITIEHDNTPQNNPITNAGATLGRVLFYDTQLSLNQTVSCASCHRQEHGFTDQNRLSIGFEDGLTRRHSMSLTNARFYQSGKFFWDERADSLEQQVLMPIQDIVEMGLTLEQLELRIQQQSFYPALFSDAFGDNSINSELIAKALAQFIRSMVSTDTKYDRGRATANNSRADFDNFSVDENIGKSLFFNGKNGARACSGCHNGDAFIGNSIANDGVRSAATNNGLDIVSSEDLGIFESSNLNRDIGRFKVPSLKNIAVGAPFMHDGRFNTLEEVVEHYSSGIMPHMNLDNGLLDEQGEVINYDFTESEKISLVSFLNTLTDTTIITHEKYSNPFLQP; encoded by the coding sequence ATGCGTCAATTAAAGAGTACCGATATTATACTTATATGTTGTCTTAGTTTTTTGCCAAGTTGTGATGAGCAAAGCAATACTGAGCAACCAGAGTTAATGATAATAAATACCGAGCAAACTGATGAAGCTAGCTCTGAAAATGGCTCAGAAAGTGACAACGATGAAGAGCAACAAATCAATTTACCTATTTCCTATTTTAACTATGCAGACATTGAATTACCCAGCTATTTAAACTTACCCTCTGGAAATAACCGATTCATCACTATTGAACATGATAATACCCCGCAGAATAATCCAATAACTAATGCAGGAGCAACGTTAGGGCGCGTACTTTTTTACGACACTCAACTCAGCCTTAATCAAACAGTTAGCTGTGCATCATGTCACCGACAAGAACACGGATTTACCGACCAGAATAGATTAAGTATTGGTTTTGAAGACGGTTTAACCCGCCGCCACTCAATGAGTTTAACCAATGCACGTTTTTATCAGTCTGGTAAGTTTTTCTGGGACGAGCGGGCAGATTCACTAGAGCAACAAGTATTAATGCCAATCCAAGATATTGTCGAAATGGGGTTAACCCTTGAACAATTGGAATTAAGGATTCAACAACAGTCGTTTTATCCTGCACTATTTAGCGACGCGTTTGGTGATAATTCGATAAACAGCGAATTAATCGCGAAGGCATTGGCTCAATTTATTCGGAGTATGGTGAGCACGGATACTAAATACGATAGAGGCAGGGCAACAGCAAACAATTCCCGCGCAGATTTCGATAACTTCAGTGTCGATGAAAACATCGGAAAATCATTGTTTTTCAATGGAAAAAATGGAGCGCGTGCTTGTTCAGGGTGTCATAATGGCGACGCATTTATCGGCAACAGTATCGCAAATGATGGCGTCCGTAGTGCAGCAACGAACAATGGCTTAGATATTGTTAGTAGTGAAGATCTAGGTATCTTTGAAAGCAGCAATTTAAATCGAGATATTGGTCGTTTTAAAGTGCCCTCTCTGAAAAATATTGCCGTTGGTGCGCCGTTTATGCATGATGGTCGTTTTAATACCTTAGAAGAAGTAGTGGAGCATTATAGTAGCGGCATAATGCCGCATATGAATTTAGACAATGGTTTGCTTGATGAGCAGGGTGAAGTGATAAATTATGACTTTACCGAGAGTGAAAAAATTAGTTTAGTGAGTTTTTTGAACACCCTAACCGATACCACCATTATTACTCATGAAAAGTACAGCAACCCCTTTCTTCAACCTTAA